The Armatimonadota bacterium genome includes a region encoding these proteins:
- a CDS encoding DinB family protein: MDYQEYMKDATQKAADEAFRYAKAVPDEKVAWKASDTSRSVLQLCQEMALCGKWAAEIIEDKPMPEWSEETQAKVQQEMDAFPDVDACKAECDRNLKALFALFSTLSDDDLKRTKWLPYDGGRDFTVAEMMDYPRWNFTYHLGQIAFVQTLYGDKDMH, encoded by the coding sequence ATGGACTATCAAGAGTATATGAAGGACGCGACCCAAAAGGCCGCCGACGAAGCGTTCCGGTACGCGAAGGCCGTTCCGGACGAAAAGGTCGCCTGGAAGGCCTCGGACACGTCACGGAGCGTGCTCCAGCTTTGCCAGGAAATGGCCCTGTGCGGAAAGTGGGCGGCCGAGATCATCGAGGACAAGCCGATGCCGGAATGGAGCGAAGAGACGCAGGCCAAGGTCCAGCAGGAGATGGACGCGTTCCCGGACGTGGACGCCTGCAAAGCCGAGTGCGACCGGAACCTCAAAGCCTTGTTCGCGCTCTTTTCCACGTTGTCCGACGACGACCTCAAGCGCACGAAGTGGCTGCCCTACGACGGCGGGCGCGACTTCACGGTGGCCGAGATGATGGACTACCCCCGCTGGAACTTCACGTACCACCTGGGGCAGATCGCCTTCGTCCAGACCCTCTACGGCGACAAGGACATGCACTGA
- the rpmI gene encoding 50S ribosomal protein L35 — MAKLTAKKTAKLKTCKTAAKRFKISGTGKIMRRKSYNNHMFFHKSGGQKRRLDQAAELSPTEAKRVRRLLAL, encoded by the coding sequence ATGGCAAAGCTGACAGCAAAGAAGACGGCGAAGCTCAAGACGTGTAAGACGGCCGCCAAGAGGTTCAAGATCTCGGGCACCGGCAAGATCATGCGGCGTAAGTCGTATAACAACCACATGTTCTTCCACAAGTCGGGCGGACAGAAGCGACGCCTCGACCAAGCCGCCGAACTGAGTCCGACGGAAGCCAAGCGCGTCCGCCGGCTCCTCGCCCTGTAA
- a CDS encoding translation initiation factor IF-3 yields the protein MRRPRREPLPDINERLLRFDQVRVVGPDGSQLGVMACRAALDIARGEGLDLVLVAEKATPPVVKVVDYGKHKYEQSKLKKDKKPKGQDVKGVKLSPNIGEHDVQVIVRKARTFLSEGDKVRVVCRFRQRELAHPEVGKRKIESVIEAVADLGKPDKDPLLNGREMVVVINPLAGTGKKDGKADSKEDGEAQDV from the coding sequence ATGCGGCGCCCGCGCCGCGAACCCCTGCCCGACATCAACGAGCGCCTTTTGCGCTTCGACCAGGTCCGCGTCGTCGGCCCGGACGGCTCGCAATTAGGCGTCATGGCGTGCCGCGCCGCGCTGGACATCGCCCGCGGCGAGGGCCTCGACTTGGTCCTGGTCGCGGAAAAAGCGACCCCGCCCGTCGTCAAAGTCGTCGATTACGGCAAGCACAAGTACGAGCAGTCCAAGCTCAAGAAAGACAAGAAGCCCAAGGGCCAGGACGTCAAAGGGGTAAAGTTGAGCCCCAATATCGGCGAACACGACGTGCAGGTCATCGTCAGGAAGGCCCGTACGTTTTTGTCCGAGGGGGACAAGGTCCGGGTCGTCTGCCGTTTCCGGCAGCGCGAGCTGGCCCACCCGGAAGTCGGGAAGCGGAAGATCGAGTCGGTCATCGAGGCCGTCGCCGATCTCGGAAAACCGGACAAGGACCCGTTGCTGAACGGCCGGGAAATGGTCGTCGTGATCAACCCGCTCGCGGGCACTGGAAAGAAAGATGGCAAAGCTGACAGCAAAGAAGACGGCGAAGCTCAAGACGTGTAA
- a CDS encoding (d)CMP kinase, which yields MSAEHLPVVAIDGPAGAGKSTVARMLAHRLGLRILDTGAMYRAVALKCRRLGVESSDGEGVARVCNGTVVGFGEGDPPPVLLDGVDVSSEVRNLEIGQAASELSVHSAVRRAVVARQKELLGEGGFVLEGRDTTTVVAPDADLKVFLTASIEERARRRWLELQAKGGHDTLQEVVVDVVQRDHRDYSRADSPLALAEDAVLVETFGLRPPEVVDRILSVYEARFGPV from the coding sequence GTGTCCGCTGAACACCTGCCCGTCGTCGCGATCGACGGACCCGCCGGGGCGGGGAAGTCCACCGTCGCGCGGATGCTCGCCCACCGCCTCGGACTCAGGATCTTGGACACGGGCGCGATGTACCGGGCCGTCGCCTTGAAATGCCGCCGCCTCGGGGTCGAGTCGTCGGACGGGGAAGGTGTCGCGCGCGTGTGCAACGGGACGGTCGTAGGGTTCGGGGAAGGCGATCCGCCACCCGTCCTTCTCGACGGCGTCGACGTCAGCTCCGAAGTCCGGAACTTGGAGATCGGGCAAGCCGCCAGCGAACTCAGCGTGCATTCCGCGGTTCGGCGGGCGGTCGTGGCCAGGCAGAAGGAGCTCTTGGGCGAAGGCGGTTTCGTTTTGGAGGGGCGAGATACGACGACGGTCGTCGCCCCAGACGCCGACCTCAAGGTGTTCTTGACCGCCAGCATCGAAGAGCGCGCCCGACGCCGCTGGCTCGAACTGCAGGCGAAGGGCGGGCACGACACGTTGCAGGAAGTCGTCGTCGACGTCGTCCAACGCGACCATCGCGATTATTCGCGGGCGGACAGCCCTCTCGCCTTGGCCGAAGACGCGGTGCTCGTCGAGACGTTCGGGCTCCGGCCCCCTGAGGTGGTGGACAGGATCCTGTCCGTTTACGAAGCCCGGTTCGGGCCGGTCTGA
- a CDS encoding thiamine pyrophosphate-dependent dehydrogenase E1 component subunit alpha, whose product MSTTEADQRSALKETFEYGPYSKKLSADDHREMLRQLFLARYFDVRLIKEKKRGRLTGTLYSSHNQEAIIVGSLFGLKPNDWISPIHRDMPAFFMKDMRAGWRNQDRMGMTVQQVCAQVWGRVDSPGRARDNWSHLGSKAKHIVHSTSMLAGTIPAAAGVVYSDRLNGGDAVVLTFNGEGSTAQGVFHEAVNFAAVHKLPVVTVIENNHWAYGTPTYLEYPLEDFARRADGYGIPGLVADGQNVLDVYDKIMEAVDFARSGKGPSIVECKSFRAYGHGDHDDDRAAKYRPTEEVEAGRSRDPIAVMKRIMVDKGFMTKDEATQFAAENKGASEATNDDFPPEVVEYLSEGIEFAMQSPLPPAEEGGMWVFRE is encoded by the coding sequence TTGTCCACGACAGAAGCCGATCAGCGAAGCGCCCTCAAAGAGACCTTTGAATACGGGCCGTACAGCAAGAAACTCAGCGCCGACGACCATCGCGAAATGCTGCGCCAGCTCTTCTTGGCGCGTTACTTCGACGTCCGGTTGATCAAAGAGAAGAAAAGGGGGCGCCTGACGGGCACCTTGTATTCCAGCCACAACCAAGAGGCGATCATCGTGGGATCGCTCTTCGGCCTGAAGCCCAACGACTGGATCAGCCCGATCCACCGTGACATGCCCGCGTTCTTCATGAAGGACATGCGCGCCGGTTGGCGGAACCAAGACCGGATGGGGATGACCGTCCAGCAAGTGTGCGCGCAGGTCTGGGGACGAGTCGATTCGCCTGGACGTGCCAGGGACAACTGGTCCCACCTCGGGTCGAAGGCCAAACACATCGTCCATTCGACGTCCATGCTCGCGGGGACGATCCCGGCGGCGGCGGGCGTGGTGTACTCCGACAGGTTGAACGGAGGCGACGCGGTCGTCCTCACGTTCAACGGCGAAGGCTCGACCGCACAGGGCGTCTTCCACGAGGCCGTGAACTTCGCCGCCGTCCATAAGCTTCCGGTCGTCACGGTCATCGAGAACAACCACTGGGCTTATGGGACGCCGACTTACCTCGAATACCCGCTCGAGGACTTCGCCCGTCGCGCCGACGGATACGGCATCCCCGGCCTCGTCGCGGACGGCCAGAACGTGCTCGACGTCTACGATAAGATCATGGAGGCCGTCGACTTTGCCCGCTCTGGCAAAGGCCCGTCCATCGTCGAATGTAAATCCTTCCGTGCCTATGGACACGGGGACCATGACGACGACCGTGCGGCCAAGTACCGACCGACGGAAGAAGTCGAGGCCGGACGCTCTCGCGACCCGATCGCCGTGATGAAGCGCATCATGGTCGACAAAGGTTTCATGACCAAGGACGAGGCCACGCAGTTCGCGGCCGAGAACAAGGGCGCTTCCGAAGCGACCAACGACGATTTCCCGCCAGAGGTCGTCGAGTACCTCTCCGAGGGCATCGAGTTCGCGATGCAATCCCCCCTTCCGCCGGCAGAAGAAGGAGGGATGTGGGTGTTCCGAGAGTAG
- a CDS encoding NAD-dependent malic enzyme, with amino-acid sequence MQFQIERGRNGRRDIVKTGLGGFHLLETPVYNKGTAFPEDERSTFGLDGLLPPHVTDIGEQLERTYHEFSFKPSAMEKHIYLRSLQDRNEVLFYRLLLTHLEEMMPLVYTPCVGDACRHFSHIYRRPRGLFVPFPERDDIDAILANRAFEDVDVVVVTDGERILGLGDQGAGGMGIPIGKLSLYTLCGGIHPARTLPVLLDAGTDNPLSLNDPHYLGWRHTRIRGEEYFDFVDRFVQSVKRTLPGVLLQFEDFSRDNASLLLDRYRNELCTFNDDIQGTAAVTVSAMLAAMRQTGTSLADQRVVLYGAGSAAVGIAGQLADELVATGTPESEAVRRFWLLNSKGLVHDGSGGVLPFQRRFARDAASLHGWTASEDGCYKLDEVVRRVRPTALIGVSGQPGSFTEEIVREMARHVDRPVVFPLSNPTSKAEATPEDLVSWTEGRVIVATGSPFPPVPYEGRTIGVSQCNNSYVFPGVGLGVVAVKAKRVTQSMFMAASAELAAFAKECPGGPVLPPLTAIRDVSRRIAAAVGRAAIAAGVADALEDAELASRIDEAMWHPEYPDLEPLGASADRSLAEPVVR; translated from the coding sequence ATGCAATTCCAGATCGAGCGGGGCCGGAACGGCCGCCGCGACATCGTCAAGACCGGACTCGGCGGGTTCCACCTGCTCGAGACGCCGGTCTACAACAAGGGGACCGCGTTCCCCGAGGACGAACGCTCGACGTTCGGACTCGACGGCCTCCTCCCTCCCCACGTCACCGACATCGGCGAACAGCTCGAACGCACGTACCACGAGTTCAGCTTCAAGCCGAGCGCGATGGAGAAACACATCTATCTCCGGTCGTTGCAAGACCGGAACGAAGTCCTCTTCTACCGGCTCCTCTTGACCCACTTGGAAGAGATGATGCCGCTCGTCTACACGCCCTGCGTCGGCGACGCCTGCCGGCACTTCAGCCACATCTACCGCCGTCCTCGCGGCCTCTTCGTGCCGTTCCCCGAGCGGGACGACATCGATGCGATCCTCGCGAACCGCGCCTTCGAGGACGTCGACGTCGTCGTCGTCACGGACGGCGAACGGATCCTCGGTCTGGGCGACCAGGGCGCGGGCGGCATGGGCATCCCCATCGGGAAGCTCTCCCTCTACACGCTTTGCGGTGGCATCCATCCGGCACGCACGCTGCCCGTGCTGTTGGACGCCGGGACCGACAATCCACTGTCGTTGAACGACCCGCACTACCTCGGATGGCGGCACACGAGGATCCGGGGCGAAGAGTACTTTGACTTCGTGGACCGTTTCGTGCAGAGCGTCAAGCGGACGCTGCCGGGCGTCCTCCTCCAGTTCGAAGACTTTTCGCGGGACAACGCGTCGCTGCTCCTGGACCGTTACCGCAACGAGCTGTGCACCTTCAACGACGACATCCAAGGCACGGCCGCGGTCACCGTCTCGGCGATGCTGGCCGCGATGCGCCAGACCGGGACGAGCCTTGCCGATCAGCGGGTCGTGCTCTATGGAGCGGGCTCTGCCGCCGTCGGAATCGCAGGACAGTTGGCCGACGAACTCGTGGCGACGGGCACGCCCGAATCCGAAGCCGTCCGCAGGTTTTGGCTCCTGAACTCGAAGGGCCTGGTCCACGATGGCAGCGGAGGCGTCTTGCCGTTCCAACGGCGGTTCGCGCGCGACGCTGCGAGCCTTCACGGTTGGACAGCGTCGGAGGACGGCTGCTATAAGCTCGACGAAGTCGTCCGCCGCGTCCGGCCGACAGCCCTGATCGGCGTGTCCGGACAACCGGGCTCCTTCACCGAAGAGATCGTGCGCGAAATGGCCCGCCATGTCGACCGCCCGGTCGTTTTCCCCCTTTCGAACCCGACGTCCAAAGCCGAGGCCACGCCCGAAGACCTCGTCTCCTGGACCGAAGGGAGGGTCATCGTGGCGACCGGAAGTCCGTTCCCACCGGTCCCGTACGAGGGTCGCACGATCGGCGTCTCCCAATGCAACAACAGCTACGTGTTCCCTGGCGTCGGGCTCGGCGTCGTCGCCGTGAAGGCCAAAAGGGTGACCCAAAGCATGTTCATGGCCGCGTCCGCTGAATTGGCGGCGTTCGCCAAGGAGTGTCCCGGTGGCCCGGTGCTCCCGCCGCTCACCGCCATCCGCGACGTGTCCCGAAGGATCGCCGCCGCAGTCGGGCGGGCTGCGATCGCAGCCGGGGTCGCTGACGCCTTGGAGGACGCGGAACTGGCCTCCCGGATCGACGAGGCCATGTGGCACCCGGAATATCCGGACTTGGAGCCTCTGGGAGCCTCGGCGGACCGATCTCTCGCCGAACCTGTGGTAAGATAG
- the rplT gene encoding 50S ribosomal protein L20 → MARVKRGLMRHKRHKKVIKAASGYFQRKRNVFKNAHEQVMKSGQYAFRDRRRRKRDFRRLWIARISAACRQCDVKYSRLIDGMTKKGMQVDRKMMSELAIADFDAFKKLVEQATA, encoded by the coding sequence ATGGCAAGAGTCAAACGTGGCCTGATGCGCCACAAACGTCATAAGAAGGTCATCAAGGCCGCTTCCGGCTATTTCCAGCGGAAGCGGAACGTCTTCAAGAACGCCCACGAACAGGTCATGAAGAGCGGCCAGTACGCTTTTCGCGACCGGCGCCGCCGCAAGCGCGATTTCCGCCGCCTTTGGATCGCCCGTATCAGCGCGGCGTGCCGCCAGTGCGACGTCAAGTACAGCCGCCTCATCGACGGGATGACGAAAAAGGGCATGCAGGTCGACCGCAAGATGATGAGCGAACTCGCCATCGCGGACTTCGACGCCTTCAAGAAGCTCGTCGAACAAGCCACGGCCTGA
- a CDS encoding DUF1579 family protein — translation MKLRTCLLPLVAAVALVTQASAQGAPSMAAPDEMKALAYLTGTWTGKMKMYGMGPEPMEAESQMVCESILGGRFMRGMVTYDMGGMKMSGMQLQTYDADAKKWKVWWFDSMSAQPVEMTGDMKGDTCVLESKPMKMTGMEGESVFRATYTKVSDTEFTMKLEMKDGDKWSPMIEETMKKKA, via the coding sequence ATGAAACTGAGAACCTGTTTGCTGCCCCTCGTGGCGGCCGTCGCGCTCGTCACCCAGGCCTCCGCCCAAGGCGCACCTTCGATGGCCGCCCCCGACGAAATGAAAGCCCTCGCCTACCTGACGGGGACTTGGACGGGCAAGATGAAAATGTACGGCATGGGGCCTGAGCCGATGGAGGCCGAGAGCCAGATGGTCTGCGAGTCCATCCTTGGCGGACGCTTCATGCGAGGAATGGTCACGTACGACATGGGCGGCATGAAGATGAGCGGAATGCAGCTTCAGACGTACGACGCCGATGCCAAGAAGTGGAAAGTCTGGTGGTTCGACTCTATGTCCGCCCAACCCGTGGAAATGACGGGCGACATGAAGGGTGACACGTGCGTCCTGGAGAGCAAGCCGATGAAGATGACCGGCATGGAAGGAGAATCGGTCTTCCGGGCGACCTACACGAAAGTCTCCGATACCGAGTTCACCATGAAGCTCGAAATGAAAGACGGCGACAAGTGGTCGCCGATGATCGAAGAGACGATGAAGAAGAAGGCCTGA
- a CDS encoding nuclear transport factor 2 family protein, with the protein MKALTLAVVCLAGAASAHADLRSEINAMNTKVQAALVKRDIAAFIKVVKPRVTSDFKHVENGQTMNFDQMVETMKTSFQMMKKVTHSQAKIVTLKVKGNVGTSTETHSMTGLMTGEDKKTHTLTFSGTTTNTYRKEGGVWKLAVMKWTSQKMAMDGKPMGAPGQGQ; encoded by the coding sequence ATGAAAGCCTTGACCCTAGCCGTCGTCTGCCTCGCGGGTGCGGCGTCGGCCCATGCCGATCTCCGGTCGGAGATCAACGCGATGAACACGAAGGTCCAAGCCGCCCTGGTGAAGCGGGACATCGCCGCCTTTATCAAGGTCGTCAAGCCCCGGGTCACTTCGGACTTCAAACACGTCGAAAACGGCCAGACCATGAACTTCGACCAAATGGTCGAAACGATGAAGACCAGCTTCCAGATGATGAAGAAGGTCACGCACTCGCAGGCCAAAATCGTGACTTTGAAGGTCAAAGGGAACGTCGGAACGTCGACGGAGACCCACTCGATGACCGGCCTCATGACCGGCGAGGACAAGAAGACGCACACGTTGACCTTCTCTGGGACGACGACCAACACCTATCGCAAGGAAGGCGGCGTCTGGAAGCTGGCGGTCATGAAGTGGACGTCGCAGAAAATGGCGATGGACGGCAAGCCCATGGGTGCACCCGGCCAAGGACAGTAA